GATTCAAATGAATTGAATCTCCATAATTAACACAAAAAAGTATAAACATGTGTCGGTTTACTAAACCTCAAGCTATTAAATTAGTTTTGAGAGTGGAAGTGAACCAAACATTTGTGAAAAAGTGAAGAAAGAgaggacaagaagaagaagacaatgtGAGCACTAATTACTTGTTCTGCTTGAACACCCCACACAGTCTTCCTAGAATATTCAGTTTTATCAGTATTTAATCAAAATACTATATTGTTagcaaaacatattttttttgttaaaaagcatctttgaaaattattatgtatcaaataaattaaaaatattttccatATTTATAATGGGGAAACATGTTTTATGTCGTGTAATATATTACACATGTAATATTCATAAATCAAAGTAGTAAGTTGTATTTTCCAAgctcaaaatttataatttttacaaaatacgTGTTTTGCTACTTTGTATTAGGTGACTTTcttgatttgtgtttttattattcaaacaaaaagatgaattatatataaaaatatggcgacaaaaagaaatgagaaaacaaACTTAAAGCAATAACCCAAAACACATACAATATGGCCCAGTCAAGATTGGTCACTAAAATCCATTAGTACACTTACTATTCCCTGAAAAGGGTCTCCACCACGAAACTTGTTCGaaaaaaaaacggaaaaaaACTGtcagatttattttgtttcttcgtTGGTGTCTCTTTGTTATCCCGACTTCTTCGAGGTTCATAGCGACCGAAACCTTAACGAAAtcaagaaaagaagaagttgtttTCTGTTTATGAAAACAGTTCATTCTATTCGCAAAGTCAATCTATCTACTATTTATTAGGTTTGAATCTTAGATTTTGGTTtctaatcatatatattaaacaattacGGTTTTGGTCGCTAATTTAGCTTCGTGTTACAACGttcttatgtttatatatatttttatctctaATTGTAGCTCAGCCATCACCTGAGAATCTTTCAAGACACACAATCCAAAAGTAGTCTTTCTAGACATTGGAATGGTAAAGTATCTATTtcttcctttgtttttttttttaattttaccaaaTTATGAAAACATAAGATAGTTCTAagctttggttttttttttaaacgttcCAATCCTTTGGAACCCAACAGAGTTTTTTAGTCTGGGCAAATTTGTTGTGAAGATTATTGAATCACCCAGTAGCTCCCCGAGATAGTTGGAGGTTCCCTTCAGACATGCTCGGATGCCTCTTCAAGTAACCGCTACTTATACATTGAGTTCACTAAATAATATGTTTGCCTGTGACAGATCGAATTGTTTTTTATGTTTGTCTTCAGGACTCAATTGTTGTCACTGCCGTATTTGAAGAAACCTTCAATTGTTGTCACTGCCGTATTTTATGTTTGTCTTCAGGACTCAATCATATCACCCTATTAAAGAGAAATATGATATAGTAAGAAACCTTAAGCTCAATATGAGAGAATAACGTAAGTTTGTAAGCAATATAAGAATTCATATAAACTTACTCTAGAATCCATCCGCAGCTGAATACTGCTTCCACAGCTGGATGATCTTAACCTTGACCTTCCACATAGACATGAAAGGCCTCAAATCAGAGATATTATTCATCGTcgcttttttgttttgtttttgagttATGTTGCTCTGGTTTGGTGAATGAAGAAATGACTGACATCATACGCGGTTTATATAGGATGGAAAACATGCAATCAAAGAGAATATATGCGAAATCTAAGATAATAAATGGAATAAAGTTAGCTTGTCAATCAAGTATAACTCGTCCCATAATACATTCCCCGATTAccatatatttttcattgattTCATATTCTCTTAAAATTTAGTATTGACTTTGCGGATTGATCAGAAATGTTTACCATATATAAGAGTATTgtggtttataaataaaaatatagtgaagaatatatatacacttaCCTAAATTAAGAAGGCCACATCGTTCGTATTTAACATGCATTCAATTTAAGGCAATTAAAAGAGTAAAGTTAGCCTGTCAATCACTTAGAGCTCGTCCCATAATATATTCTCTGTTTACCATAGATAGGTCATTGATAcaatattatctataaatttattagtgacttgagaaacaaacatAAACGTTACCATATATAAGAGATATTATGGGTTAGAACTAATCAATTTAGTGAAGAATATACACTTACCTAAACGTTTACCTTCGTATTAAAGAGACATACTTAAGTTAGTTATTAGGCTAGATACATCCCTTTATTATATTAATTGCATGAACCGGCATACAATTGTTTTGCAAATCCAAAGAAAGtggtttaaattttacaaatctCGGTTTAAggtttaaacttaaaaaattgaTATGAACTTTATTAAGCTAGATATTCTCCTTTCATAGAAAAACTTTGACATAGTTAAAAAGTTGTGTGAATATGAGAAAGAACAATGAATCTACTTTTTTGTCAAATGTATCTAAAATTGCGAAGTCATCGTTCTTTCTAAGTAGTTTTGTCTATTTGATTGTttatcaacaaaatatataatatggccGTCATGGATGCTAAATCGTGCaggttgaaagaaaaaaaacttatatggCACTCTATTAGGCTAGATACATTAAAATCCAAAGAAAGTTATGTTGTTAAAAAGTGATGTTAATATGACAAAGAACAATGAATTTAGTTAGTTCAAATTTGACAAAAACAATGTGAAGTCACTGTTCTTTCATGATAGTTCTgtctatttgattttttagaatacataaaatatatattctttgaatTGTACGAACACCATCGTATGAAAGAAGAGTACTTccctattaaaattttaatataaagtaATAATGTTCAAGAGTAACGATAATTATATATGGAAATGGCATTGGATGTAATTCTTCTAGTGAATAATGGGCAGTTAAACATATAGGCTGAGAATGAATATGGTGCTGCCACATCAGCATGACACCCATGTAAATAACTTAGACTTTGAaggttattttttcaaaatgtttCTCCATTAATAAGAAAGGGATTTAATCTTCAGCAAGTTTCAATATTTTCTCCTTACTCTTAGGATATACTCTATATGTTGTCTATATGTTgccgaaagtaagattttttaaagTGTTCACgctattaaaaatttaataaatgtttataatttaattattcttttactttattatacattttccaataactgttcaccaatgaaatttaatcaattcaaatattttcatttaatgttttttaaaaatataaaaaataccttaaacatatataaaatctatctttgtagaacaaataaaaaatctaaaacatcttactttgaagaagagagggagtATAAGAGTTCTTTTTATATAGCAACCAGAATAAATATTTCCATTTAAGGCGTCTACAATTGCTAACTCGAAAGGCAATCGTGACATCGACCCATAAAAAGATCCTCTACCATTCCAGCTCAACATCCAACCACTTGGACTTGGTGTAGAAGAGGAATCAGATTCTACACGACACAAGGAAGAGTTTAGGTCAAATTAATACACATTTATCACCTATGTTCAGATATTACGCATTTTGTTTGCCTTCTAGGTGACAACGACTATATTGACCCAAACTTTCGAGAAAAAATAGTTAAGACTCTAGACGTATAAAGTTTAAATAGTACCAAATGTGACATACTTATCTATCTATATAACCCATGATCAGCTGCCTGCTTTATTCATAAAAGTACAAAGACATTTTAAGTATGAGACATTAACTACgtatgaataatttatttgatagatAATTAAATACAGTACATTAATATGTGCGTTAAAGTagaaagtaaataattaattatctgTATCTTGTAGTATATATTAGGTACATCATTTGATCAACAAGAATTTGAGCATGAAAGGAATTTTTCTATATCCTAATTAACTGgataaacttcaaaataaataaatagtgcTACAAAACCTGaatcttatttttcatatatcttCTCGGTTCTCCACAAGGTAGTACAATAATGCGAATATCAAGTGTTAGGTGTGTTAATTGATAAAGTTGGAGTACAATGATAGAGATTGATCCTATTTGTATCAGACGGACACGTAAGCTGTGTTTTCAAGAAACTGAGAATCAGAACCAAAGTATGTGTTAGATTACATACATGTAAGGATATTGCAATCCGATTCTAAATCTACTGCGGTTGGGACCATGAAAACACtcatacatgttttttttttgaactaacaCTCATACATGTTTTAAAAacgaaataatatatattacgtACTGCAATTGTAAAATGAAACAATATTATATTCTACTTCTTTTTATGTAGACTAACACATCATAAGAACAATAAAATAAGATTCGAAGAAGTTATTGAACATGGGTGATTGAACATAGCATTTATAACTTCAACTACAAGAGAAGAAGTAGATCATTGTTTGTGATTTGTCAAAAGTGTGGTCCAGTTTTGACAACTTATATAGATGATGAGATCTTTatcatacattttttttctttttgctaggaatgttaatatttcataaatgaaAGTGGAAAAGGTTACAAGTTATGCATCCTATACAAATGATTTCTTggcaaaaaaagtaaaaacaagaAAGCATTAAGTTAAGCAGTTAAGCAAGCAGCTGTCATGGCCATTAATCTAAATCAGCCAGTGTTGCATAATGTTCTGGAACCGACGCCGTCTTTTTCTGGCATGAATGGTGTTGATGATCGATCATCTTTCTTCTTTCATACATATTACTAATAACAACCTGGATATATATCCTGATTATCCACCATTAATATATGCAAAACCATTGTGCTTTGTGCATTGAGTTTACTTGGATAAGCATGGATTCTAGTTTCAGTTTGTTATTGTAAGAGTATTGATTCTAGAACATTGTAGATTATGCTTTTATCGATAATGTGCAAGAAGCCATAAAATTGACATTAATCGTGTACGATGTGACTGGAAAAACACTTCTGGATCAAGAAGGCTATGATCAAACAGATACATGCATGCATGAAACCTGAAATAAGCAAAGGAAAAATTgtcaagaataaaaatatataagagtGCATTAACAGAGTAATGACTTGATCAAGAGAATTTATAATCCAACTCACTCTAATATCGCAACTTGATCTTTACAAGAAATATTGGAACTATAATATATACCTTTGTTGCGGATAATGTGGGGCATGCACACTAGCTAGACTCGTTCTCATAGACGTTATTCCAAATAAAGACTGTATCTTTCTTTTTAGTACTACTTCTTGGTTGATTGTATCCATGGATCTTCCCCATTTGCATATACTGTCAGTggtaaataaccaaaaataatatataaggtaAGAAGAATCTTATCTCACGCATTACTCAAATTTGGAGATCAAAACCTTGTTGAGGCTGAATAATACCGTACTATTTCTAAGAACATTTCAAGCAAAAACTTATCATCAGCAAAGTATTCAACTTACCTTGAGACAAAAGAATCAGTTTCGTCAAGGTTTACAAAAGAACCAGTTTCGACAACACTGCCTACAATGATCTGAAACCGAGAATGGCTCTACAAGATTGCATATTAAAGGAGTAACATGAAACCCTAGTGGTCACTGACAGTCCATAACCGCTGAGACTTTTTAGTACGAATGACCAAATGAGCCTAACACGATGGACCTAGCCATAAGTGAGGTTATAGAGGAGAGAGACACCTCTTGGTGATAGATAACCCTATTTGTTTTTGGTCTCTGAGATCAACTTTTCTAATTATTAGTGTCACTAAGAAGATATTTCCACGGTtccacataaataaaaaatttgagcTTCGTTTTACAATAATGCAAGTTTAATGTTtgtaatgtattttttgtaacctgtttactttttttattcatGTTGATTAAGACAATTACTAttaaagtaaattaaaaaattcgAAACTGAATTAGGATTAAAGAGTGTTATTTTTAGTATTGTAAATTTATTCTAAAAATGTGTGTAAAgttcaaaaaatttatatttgtggaacagagagagagagagagagagtaaacagaaagtataaaattaaataactaaaatcaaatacttttaatataattattcattaattaagaaaataaaacattaaattaattaaaatcaaatacttttaatataattattcattaattaAAATCGAACACACGTGCGTGTgtgtatataaatcaaaaccCTCAAGCTAAGGATACCCTGAAGCGTTGTTAGTGTAGAAATTTGAGAGGAAAAATATGTTGGAACCGCTTTCATTATTTGTCGGCTCAATTCATGTTGGAGAAGTGATTTTGATACTGCTAGAACAAGGGATTCCGGAACAAGTATCCCGAAGGTTCCcaaagaaaataaccaaaagaaTTGAAGTACTAGAAGACAAGATCAGTGCTCTGCCTGACGATTTGCTCGTGCAAATATTGTTGCTGGTCCCAACAAAAGATGCAGTAACTACCATGATTTTATCAAAACGATGGAGGTATATTTGGACGATGGTGCCAAAGCTTGACTATCTGAATGATCATGGTATTCACAAAGTAGGTTTCCTTGATTTTTTATTCGGAGATAGTTATCAACGGTGGTTTTTACGGTTTATTGATGAGTCATTATTACGAGTCCACAAGGCACACCTGTATTAGAAAAATTAGCTATAGAACTCGGTCCAAGATGTAAATGTTGACGTTGGAAAGTGGATTGAAAAAGCAGTTAACAGAAAGGTGCATGAGATAGAGTTCATACTCAGGTGGTCTGCCGAGCATACTAGCTTGCCTAAGAGACTTTACACATGCGATACACTCGTGTTCTTAAGTCTTTCCGAGAAGATTCTCGTGGATGTTCCTTCTCTGGCTTGCCTCCCATCCCTGGAAGATCGTGAACTTCACTCTGTGGTTTACAAAGATGAAGATTCTCTTGCTCGGCTTTTATCAAGTTGTCCTAATCTCAATTATTTGAGTGTAGAACGACGTGATCTCCAAGACAACGTGaaacttttcaatataaaagCTCCATTATTAGAAAGCTTATCCTATGTGTATGTGGAGTTAACATCACACAACGAAGGTGGGCGGACTTTTGTTATAGATTGTCCCGCTTTAAAGGAAATCTCCATCGCTGATTACTCGGGGGACTCTTGCTTCGTTGAGAACAAACCTCACCTTGACAAGGCATTTATCAGCGGTTTTTGTAACCCTGATGACAAGTTTGTGGCATGTCTTTCCTCAGTCATAAATCTCGAGTTAGTTTTGAACTTTGCAACGGTATGCaatgctctcttttttttttcattttcatcagcATTATTACATTTCTTatggtttttctttttacttatgtgttgttgtgttgttCATTGCAGTTTGCGTGGTTTAACACTATTAGCTTCTCACAGCTTCTGGAATGTAAGACAACACTTGTAGACAATCTAGACTGGTTAC
The nucleotide sequence above comes from Brassica napus cultivar Da-Ae chromosome A9, Da-Ae, whole genome shotgun sequence. Encoded proteins:
- the LOC106362708 gene encoding putative F-box/FBD/LRR-repeat protein At1g22000, whose protein sequence is MVPKLDYLNDHVNRKVHEIEFILRWSAEHTSLPKRLYTCDTLVFLSLSEKILVDVPSLACLPSLEDRELHSVVYKDEDSLARLLSSCPNLNYLSVERRDLQDNVKLFNIKAPLLESLSYVYVELTSHNEGGRTFVIDCPALKEISIADYSGDSCFVENKPHLDKAFISGFCNPDDKFVACLSSVINLELVLNFATFAWFNTISFSQLLECKTTLVDNLDWLQPLMFLLQNSPN